A single region of the Cucumis melo cultivar AY chromosome 3, USDA_Cmelo_AY_1.0, whole genome shotgun sequence genome encodes:
- the LOC103485489 gene encoding nucleolar complex-associated protein 2 isoform X1, which translates to MGVKAKKRDLKLNHEGEEEETGKNALPKTGGQAKEHIEQLQRLQTKDPEFFEFLKEHDKELLEFNDEDIDEDADDDAEDADGDVEDADLHENYQSYKPVVSEKEETPSKKAITTEMVDSWCHSIEENGKLVALRSLMKAFRTACHYGDDNGDDISTKFSTMSSTVFNKIMLFVLSKMDGILRKFLKLPSTGGKKEIIQELMTTKKWKSFNHVVKSYLGNALHILNQMTDTEMISFTLRRLKYSSIFLVAFPSLQRKYIKVALHFWGTGSGALPVTSFLFLRDLCIRLGSDCLDECYKGMYKAYVLNCQFVNATKLQHIQFLGNCVIELFRVDLSVAYQHAFLFIRQLAMILREALNTRTKEAFRKVYEWKYINCLELWTGAVCAYGSEVDLKPLAYPLAQIISGVARLVPTARYFPLRLRCIKMLNRVAASIGTFIPVSMLLLDMLEMKELNRPPTGGIGKAVDLRTILKVSKPTLKTRAFQEACVFSVIEELAVHLSQWSYSVSFFELSFIPVVRLRSFSKSTKVQRFQKEIKQLIRQVEANAEFTNERRNSVSFLPNDPVVSSFLEEEKKLGASPLSKYVSTLRQRARQQTDALSESSVLYGEHSSVFGKSGSDSEDEDTEGREGTSAFSSTWLPGSNSKEKHPEEKKSKKKKRKMEQQDKAAPRDEDVVEDLVLSSDEDEEPLSDSSAESDGNEDMEPVRKQTRKPKARSQGSKKKNRSPANKAKKRKTSR; encoded by the exons ATGGGTGTCAAAG CTAAAAAACGGGACCTCAAACTAAACCACGagggggaagaagaagaaactggGAAGAATGCACTTCCAAAAACAGGGGGTCAAGCCAAAGAGCATATTGAGCAATTGCAGAGACTCCAAACTAAG GATCCAGAGTTTTTTGAGTTTTTGAAAGAGCATGACAAGGAGCTTCTCGAATTTAACGATGAGGATATTGAT GAGGATGCTGATGATGACGCTGAAGATGCTGATGGTGATGTGGAGGATGCTGATTTACATGAAAATTATCAGAGCTACAAACCTGTTGTTTCTGAGAAGGAAGAAACACCATCTAAGAAAGCTATAACTACAGAAATGGTTGATTCTTGGTGTCATTCAAtagaagaaaatggaaaattggTTGCTCTTCGTTCTCTTATGAAAGCTTTCAGGACTGCCTGCCATTATGGTGATGACAATGGAGATGACATTTCAACAAAATTTAGTACCATGTCTAGTACtgttttcaataaaattatgcTATTTGTATTAAGCAAAATGGATGGAATACTTAGAAAGTTTCTAAAGCTTCCTAGCACTGGTGGAAAGAAAGAGATCATACAAGAGCTGATGACCACCAAAAAGTGGAAATCATTCAACCATGTTGTGAAATCATATCTTGGGAATGCCCTTCACATTCTCAACCAAATGACGGACACCGAGATGATATCGTTCACATTAAGACGCCTCAAatattcttctatttttttggTTGCATTTCCTAGCCTTCAACGAAAGTACATAAAG GTTGCCCTTCACTTTTGGGGTACTGGCAGTGGTGCCCTCCCTGTAACCTCGTTTCTTTTTTTGAGAGATTTGTGTATTCGACTTGGATCAGATTGTCTAGATGAATGCTACAAAGGGATGTATAAAGCTTATGTTTTGAACTGCCAATTTGTAAATGCAACCAAGTTACAACACATTCAATTTCTTGGAAATTGTGTCATTGAACTTTTTCGTGTTGATCTTTCGGTAGCATATCAACATGCATTTCTTTTCATCCGTCAATTAGCGATGATCCTCAGGGAGGCATTAAACACAAGAACTAAG GAAGCATTTAGAAAGGTTTATGAATGGAAGTACATAAACTGCCTGGAGCTTTGGACTGGTGCTGTGTGTGCTTATGGCTCAGAAGTTGATTTAAAGCCCCTTGCATATCCCTTGGCTCAGATCATTTCTGGAGTAGCTCGTCTTGTACCAACTGCTAGATATTTCCCTTTGAGGTTAAGGTGTATTAAGATGCTAAATCGAGTAGCTGCTTCAATTGGAACTTTTATACCTGTCTCCATGCTTCTTTTAGACATGCTAGAAATGAAAGAATTAAACAGACCGCCAACAGGAGGTATTGGCAAAGCAGTTGATTTGCGGACTATATTGAAG GTAAGCAAGCCCACCCTAAAAACACGAGCTTTTCAGGAGGCATGTGTTTTTTCAGTTATTGAAGAGCTTGCTGTCCATTTATCTCAGTGGAGTTATTCTGTCTCTTTCTTTGAGTTATCTTTTATCCCCGTTGTACGCCTACGTAGTTTTTCTAAATCAACCAAAGTTCAGAGgtttcaaaaagaaataaagCAGCTTATTCGTCAG GTTGAGGCCAACGCAGAGTTTACAAATGAAAGGCGTAATTCAGTTTCCTTTTTGCCAAATGATCCTGTTGTATCATCCTTTCTTGAG GAAGAAAAGAAGTTGGGGGCCAGCCCACTGTCCAAGTATGTCTCAACACTACGTCAAAGAGCTCGACAACAAACAGATGCTCTATCTGAATCTAG TGTTCTTTATGGTGAACATTCATCGGTATTTGGGAAAAGTGGGTCAGACAGCGAGGACGAGGACACTGAGGGAAGAGAAGGGACCTCTGCCTTTAGTTCCACCTGGTTACCAGGAAGCAATTCCAA GGAGAAGCAtccagaagaaaagaaaagtaagaaaaagaaaagaaagatggagcAACAGGATAAGGCAGCTCCTAGAGATGAGGATGTTGTGGAGGACTTGGTGCTCAGTTCGGATGAGGATGAAGAACCTTTAAGTGACAGTTCAGCTGAAAGTGATGGCAATGAGGACATGGAACCTGTTAGAAAGCAGACTCGGAAGCCGAAAGCACGATCACAAGGATCAAAGAAGAAGAACCGTTCGCCTGCAAATAAGGCCAAGAAGAGAAAAACTTCACGATAG
- the LOC103485490 gene encoding uncharacterized protein LOC103485490 — protein MGTCASLYNRSECSAVKPPAPPETMTDQFEIPPSPIKHFKLQNNTDSAIKDISVIPNHHKTPSGSKEEAFFDSRAWLDSDCEDFFSVKGDFTPSCGNTPLHHRFPAETPRTSKVSAASTDNELSNFSLPPLPPKRRKKLADLFRESLGNEASFAFLNDEENRKADEARVSVTDSVCNSERTAGEGMDQLVDENPMELNSKMCCLPALVSRERKEDLKLINGVS, from the exons ATGGGTACATGTGCTTCCCTTTACAACAGATCGGAATGCTCCGCCGTTAAGCCACCGGCGCCGCCGGAAACTATGACAGACCAGTTTGAGATTCCACCTTCACCTATCAAACACTTTAAGCTCCAAAACAATACCGATTCCGCCATTAAAGACATCTCTGTAATACCCAATCATCACAAGACTCCTTCTG GAAGTAAAGAAGAAGCTTTCTTTGATTCTCGAGCGTGGTTGGATTCTGATTGTGAAGATTTCTTCAGTGTCAAAGGAG ATTTCACCCCTTCCTGCGGCAACACTCCGCTTCACCACCGATTCCCGGCGGAAACTCCCCGTACTAGCAAAGTCAGTGCCGCCAGCACCGACAACGAACTATCGAATTTCAGCTTGCCGCCATTACCGCCGAAAAGGAGAAAGAAACTAGCTGATCTGTTCCGAGAGAGCCTCGGGAATGAGGCGAGTTTTGCTTTCCTGAACGACGAAGAAAATCGGAAAGCAGATGAAGCTCGTGTCTCAGTAACAGATTCGGTCTGCAACAGCGAAAGGACGGCAGGCGAGGGAATGGATCAATTAGTTGACGAAAATCCAATGGAATTGAATTCGAAGATGTGTTGCCTTCCGGCGCTGGTATCGCGTGAGAGGAAGGAGGATTTGAAGCTTATTAATGGCGTATCCTGA
- the LOC103485487 gene encoding mavicyanin, whose protein sequence is MEWLMMMMMKRGVFVMMIVGAALMAEMGLADQRHMVGGSQGWQESVDFDSWASSQTFKVGDQIVFKYDSSLHSVVELPDESSYKNCDIGNSIESKSSGNDAIKLTKSGTRYFACGTIGHCSQGMKVKIKIATGTASSTPSSPSSSSSSSSSSHYSLMGFFLMLLPFYALRFM, encoded by the exons ATGGAgtggttgatgatgatgatgatgaagagaGGTGTGTTTGTTATGATGATTGTGGGTGCAGCTTTAATGGCGGAAATGGGTTTGGCAGATCAAAGACATATGGTTGGTGGAAGCCAAGGTTGGCAAGAATCTGTTGATTTTGATTCTTGGGCTTCTTCTCAGACCTTCAAAGTTGGTGATCAAATTG TTTTCAAGTATGATTCGAGCCTACATAGTGTGGTAGAGCTTCCGGATGAAAGTTCGTACAAAAACTGCGACATTGGAAATTCAATTGAATCGAAGAGTAGCGGAAATGACGCGATTAAATTGACCAAATCTGGGACTCGATACTTCGCTTGTGGAACGATTGGGCATTGCAGCCAAGGAATGAAGGTCAAGATCAAGATAGCCACTGGCACTGCTTCCTCTACTCCATcttcaccttcttcttcttcctcttcttcttcttcttcacattATTCTCTTATGGGTTTCTTCCTTATGCTGCTACCTTTCTATGCCTTGAGATTCATGTGA
- the LOC103485489 gene encoding nucleolar complex-associated protein 2 isoform X2: MGVKAKKRDLKLNHEGEEEETGKNALPKTGGQAKEHIEQLQRLQTKDPEFFEFLKEHDKELLEFNDEDIDEDADDDAEDADGDVEDADLHENYQSYKPVVSEKEETPSKKAITTEMVDSWCHSIEENGKLVALRSLMKAFRTACHYGDDNGDDISTKFSTMSSTVFNKIMLFVLSKMDGILRKFLKLPSTGGKKEIIQELMTTKKWKSFNHVVKSYLGNALHILNQMTDTEMISFTLRRLKYSSIFLVAFPSLQRKYIKVALHFWGTGSGALPVTSFLFLRDLCIRLGSDCLDECYKGMYKAYVLNCQFVNATKLQHIQFLGNCVIELFRVDLSVAYQHAFLFIRQLAMILREALNTRTKEAFRKVYEWKYINCLELWTGAVCAYGSEVDLKPLAYPLAQIISGVARLVPTARYFPLRLRCIKMLNRVAASIGTFIPVSMLLLDMLEMKELNRPPTGGIGKAVDLRTILKVSKPTLKTRAFQEACVFSVIEELAVHLSQWSYSVSFFELSFIPVVRLRSFSKSTKVQRFQKEIKQLIRQVEANAEFTNERRNSVSFLPNDPVVSSFLEVWIFSFALLRFFMLPVPLIFISALDQPLLMSMLLVT, encoded by the exons ATGGGTGTCAAAG CTAAAAAACGGGACCTCAAACTAAACCACGagggggaagaagaagaaactggGAAGAATGCACTTCCAAAAACAGGGGGTCAAGCCAAAGAGCATATTGAGCAATTGCAGAGACTCCAAACTAAG GATCCAGAGTTTTTTGAGTTTTTGAAAGAGCATGACAAGGAGCTTCTCGAATTTAACGATGAGGATATTGAT GAGGATGCTGATGATGACGCTGAAGATGCTGATGGTGATGTGGAGGATGCTGATTTACATGAAAATTATCAGAGCTACAAACCTGTTGTTTCTGAGAAGGAAGAAACACCATCTAAGAAAGCTATAACTACAGAAATGGTTGATTCTTGGTGTCATTCAAtagaagaaaatggaaaattggTTGCTCTTCGTTCTCTTATGAAAGCTTTCAGGACTGCCTGCCATTATGGTGATGACAATGGAGATGACATTTCAACAAAATTTAGTACCATGTCTAGTACtgttttcaataaaattatgcTATTTGTATTAAGCAAAATGGATGGAATACTTAGAAAGTTTCTAAAGCTTCCTAGCACTGGTGGAAAGAAAGAGATCATACAAGAGCTGATGACCACCAAAAAGTGGAAATCATTCAACCATGTTGTGAAATCATATCTTGGGAATGCCCTTCACATTCTCAACCAAATGACGGACACCGAGATGATATCGTTCACATTAAGACGCCTCAAatattcttctatttttttggTTGCATTTCCTAGCCTTCAACGAAAGTACATAAAG GTTGCCCTTCACTTTTGGGGTACTGGCAGTGGTGCCCTCCCTGTAACCTCGTTTCTTTTTTTGAGAGATTTGTGTATTCGACTTGGATCAGATTGTCTAGATGAATGCTACAAAGGGATGTATAAAGCTTATGTTTTGAACTGCCAATTTGTAAATGCAACCAAGTTACAACACATTCAATTTCTTGGAAATTGTGTCATTGAACTTTTTCGTGTTGATCTTTCGGTAGCATATCAACATGCATTTCTTTTCATCCGTCAATTAGCGATGATCCTCAGGGAGGCATTAAACACAAGAACTAAG GAAGCATTTAGAAAGGTTTATGAATGGAAGTACATAAACTGCCTGGAGCTTTGGACTGGTGCTGTGTGTGCTTATGGCTCAGAAGTTGATTTAAAGCCCCTTGCATATCCCTTGGCTCAGATCATTTCTGGAGTAGCTCGTCTTGTACCAACTGCTAGATATTTCCCTTTGAGGTTAAGGTGTATTAAGATGCTAAATCGAGTAGCTGCTTCAATTGGAACTTTTATACCTGTCTCCATGCTTCTTTTAGACATGCTAGAAATGAAAGAATTAAACAGACCGCCAACAGGAGGTATTGGCAAAGCAGTTGATTTGCGGACTATATTGAAG GTAAGCAAGCCCACCCTAAAAACACGAGCTTTTCAGGAGGCATGTGTTTTTTCAGTTATTGAAGAGCTTGCTGTCCATTTATCTCAGTGGAGTTATTCTGTCTCTTTCTTTGAGTTATCTTTTATCCCCGTTGTACGCCTACGTAGTTTTTCTAAATCAACCAAAGTTCAGAGgtttcaaaaagaaataaagCAGCTTATTCGTCAG GTTGAGGCCAACGCAGAGTTTACAAATGAAAGGCGTAATTCAGTTTCCTTTTTGCCAAATGATCCTGTTGTATCATCCTTTCTTGAGGTTTGGATTTTTTCTTTTGCCCTTTTGCGTTTCTTTATGCTTCCAGTTCCATTGATATTTATTTCTGCTCTAGATCAACCATTGTTAATGTCAATGTTACTTGTTAC CTGA
- the LOC103485488 gene encoding chloride channel protein CLC-b: protein MEENPSFVTESTLTNSMEAEPQEEERDPESNPLNQPLLKRSRTLSSSPLAIVGAKVSLIESLDYEINENDLFKHDWRSRSKVQVLQYIFSKWTLACLVGLLTGIIATLINLAIENIAGYKLLKVVDYIKQERYLMGFAYFTTANFLLTFVAASLCVCFAPTAAGPGIPEIKAYLNGIDTPNMFGATTLIVKIVGSIGAVAAGLDLGKEGPLVHIGSCIASLLGQGGPDNYRLKWTWLRYFNNDRDRRDLITCGASSGVCAAFRAPVGGVLFALEEVATWWRSALLWRTFFSTAIVVVVLRTFIEICKAGECGLFGEGGLIMFDVSGVSVSYHIMDIVPVAIIGLLGGFLGSLYNHLLHKVLRVYNLINQKGRMHKLLLALGVSLFTSICQYSLPYLVQCTPCNLSLPDSACPTNGRSGNFKQFNCPKGHYNDLATLLLTTNDDAVRNIFSINTPAEYQPLSLVIFFLLYCILGLITFGIAVPSGLFLPIILMGSGYGRLIGLLMRSYTNLDQGLLAVLGAASLMAGSMRMTVSLCVIFLELTNNLLLLPITMIVLLIAKTVGDSFNPSIYDIILHLKGLPFLDANPEPWMRNITVGELADAKPAVVILRGLEKVSRIVEVLRNTTHNGFPVVDADSVVPPVGMAVGATELHGLVLRAHLLQVLKKKWFLRERRRTEEWEVREKFTWVELAGREGKIEELVVTKEEMEMYVDLHPLTNTTPYTVMESMSVAKALVLFRQVGLRHLLIVPKYEAAGVPPVIGILTRQDLRPYNILSAFPDLARTKGNEKRN, encoded by the exons ATGGAGGAGAATCCAAGCTTTGTCACAGAATCAACTCTCACAAACTCCATGGAAGCAGAACctcaagaagaagaaagagaccCAGAAAGCAATCCTTTAAATCAACCCCTTCTCAAGAGAAGCAGAACTCTCTCTTCTAGTCCTCTTGCCATTGTTGGGGCAAAAGTTTCTCTCATTGAAAGCTTGGATTACGA GATCAATGAGAACGATCTGTTTAAGCATGATTGGAGAAGCAGATCCAAAGTTCAAGTGTTGCAGTACATATTCTCTAAATGGACTTTGGCTTGTCTTGTTGGACTTCTTACGGGGATCATTGCCACTCTCATCAATCTTGCCATTGAAAATATTGCTGGCTACAAGCTTTTAAAAGTGGTTGATTACATAAAGCAAGAAAG GTACTTAATGGGGTTCGCATACTTTACCACTGCCAACTTCCTTCTGACTTTTGTTGCTGCTTCTCTCTGTGTATGCTTTGCTCCCACCGCAGCTGGACCTGGCATACCAGAAATTAAAGCCTATCTCAATGGCATAGACACTCCTAATATGTTTGGCGCCACGACGTTGATCGTTAAG ATTGTTGGGAGCATTGGAGCAGTGGCAGCTGGGCTAGATCTTGGAAAAGAAGGGCCTCTAGTACACATTGGTAGCTGCATTGCTTCTTTACTTGGACAGGGTGGACCAGATAACTATCGACTCAAATGGACATGGCTACGCTATTTCAACAATGATCGTGATCGTCGGGATCTTATCACATGCGGGGCATCATCAGGGGTTTGTGCAGCTTTTCGGGCTCCAGTTGGGGGTGTCCTATTTGCTCTAGAAGAGGTGGCTACTTGGTGGAGGAGTGCCCTGCTATGGAGGACCTTCTTCAGCACAGCCATTGTTGTGGTAGTGCTAAGAACTTTCATTGAAATATGCAAAGCAGGTGAATGTGGGCTGTTTGGAGAAGGAGGTCTCATCATGTTTGATGTCAGTGGTGTTTCTGTAAGTTACCATATCATGGACATCGTTCCAGTTGCTATCATTGGCCTTCTTGGTGGATTCCTTGGAAGCCTTTACAATCATCTTCTCCACAAAGTCCTCAGAGTTTACAACCTCATCAATCA GAAAGGAAGAATGCACAAACTATTACTAGCCTTAGGAGTATCACTTTTCACTTCAATTTGTCAATACAGTTTGCCATACCTTGTTCAGTGCACTCCCTGCAACCTTTCTCTTCCAGATTCAGCTTGCCCTACCAATGGCCGCTCCGGCAACTTCAAGCAATTCAACTGTCCTAAAGGCCATTACAATGATCTCGCTACCCTTCTTCTTACCACCAACGACGACGCCGTTCGAAACATCTTCTCCATCAACACTCCAGCCGAGTATCAGCCTCTTTCCCTTGTCATATTCTTCCTCCTTTACTGTATATTAGGATTAATCACCTTCGGTATCGCCGTTCCTTCCGGTCTTTTCCTTCCGATCATCTTGATGGGCTCTGGTTATGGCCGCCTTATCGGCCTCCTTATGCGATCCTACACCAATCTCGATCAAGGACTCTTAGCTGTTCTTGGTGCTGCTTCCTTAATGGCCGGCTCCATGCGAATGACCGTTTCTCTTTGTGTCATATTCCTCGAACTCACCAACAATCTCCTTCTCCTTCCGATCACCATGATTGTTCTTCTAATTGCAAAAACCGTCGGAGACAGTTTTAATCCTAGCATTTACGATATCATTCTCCACCTGAAAGGACTTCCATTTCTCGACGCAAATCCGGAGCCATGGATGAGAAACATAACCGTCGGTGAGCTCGCCGACGCGAAACCAGCGGTGGTGATACTTCGGGGATTAGAGAAAGTATCACGCATTGTGGAGGTTCTTAGGAACACAACACATAATGGATTCCCTGTTGTGGACGCCGATTCGGTGGTGCCACCGGTGGGAATGGCAGTGGGAGCGACGGAGCTGCACGGACTAGTACTGAGAGCACATCTACTACAAGTGTTGAAGAAGAAATGGTTCTTAAGAGAGAGAAGGAGGACAGAGGAATGGGAAGTGAGGGAGAAATTTACATGGGTGGAATTGGCGGGGAGGGAAGGAAAGATCGAAGAGCTTGTAGTGACGAAAGAGGAAATGGAGATGTACGTTGATCTTCATCCATTGACGAACACTACGCCGTATACAGTAATGGAAAGCATGTCGGTAGCAAAAGCTCTGGTTCTTTTCCGACAAGTAGGGCTCCGCCATTTGTTGATCGTCCCCAAATATGAAGCAGCCGGA GTCCCGCCGGTGATTGGGATTTTGACGAGACAAGATTTAAGGCCATATAATATTTTAAGTGCATTTCCTGATTTGGCAAGGACCAAAGGCAACGAGAAACGGAATTGA